The Lacipirellula parvula genome window below encodes:
- a CDS encoding MFS transporter, whose product MSTAPDDDPESLLTVVPPEQIPVPAPVPEEVTHVGVTLRSKIGVKLAIVMFLHHFSVGAWIVTLSSYVNANAGDAGLAIFAAGFVGKVYSAGPLGGMISPFITGFLADHYFSTERLMVLLNIGAATALYGAINADSQSTFYLAALAYHVCFIPSFALATSMALHHLKQPERDFPAIRACSTSGWVTAGFFVGWFWPWMTGSSIEATATPMKIAMVGQLVTAAFCLVLPHTPPTNRQPAGQGGGFSLAATVDLLKNPRFLFLLALAVLAHAPPQFYYSYLNVYLNTWIDMTDTAAKMALGQVVEVCCMIFLPALLLRISVKTSILIGLAIWTLRLCILSASASPEMWGRTGWIYFVILIHGFAFTLVSISLQLDVDRCAGRKRRATAQGLLAMSMSGFGSFIGAEISGEAGARWLPAELEQATAGGWHSFWLLPAVLMGGVFFITALFLPQDKKQ is encoded by the coding sequence ATGAGCACTGCTCCCGACGACGATCCCGAGTCGCTCCTTACGGTCGTTCCGCCGGAGCAGATCCCCGTTCCGGCTCCGGTGCCCGAGGAGGTCACGCACGTTGGCGTTACCTTACGGTCGAAGATCGGCGTGAAACTCGCCATTGTGATGTTCCTGCACCACTTCTCGGTAGGAGCATGGATCGTCACGCTTAGCAGCTATGTCAACGCGAACGCCGGCGACGCCGGGCTGGCGATTTTTGCCGCTGGCTTCGTGGGCAAGGTCTACAGTGCGGGCCCCTTGGGCGGCATGATTTCCCCGTTTATCACGGGATTTTTAGCTGACCACTACTTCTCGACTGAGCGGCTAATGGTGCTGCTCAACATCGGCGCCGCGACAGCCCTCTACGGCGCGATCAACGCCGATTCGCAGTCGACGTTCTACTTGGCGGCGCTCGCCTACCACGTCTGTTTTATTCCGAGTTTCGCCTTGGCGACCTCGATGGCGCTTCACCACCTGAAACAGCCGGAACGCGACTTTCCCGCGATCCGCGCTTGCAGCACTTCGGGGTGGGTCACCGCCGGATTTTTCGTCGGCTGGTTTTGGCCTTGGATGACGGGGAGCTCGATCGAAGCGACCGCGACCCCCATGAAAATCGCGATGGTCGGCCAACTAGTAACGGCAGCATTTTGTCTCGTACTCCCCCACACGCCTCCCACCAATCGGCAACCGGCGGGGCAGGGGGGAGGATTCTCGCTGGCGGCCACCGTCGACCTCCTAAAAAACCCCCGCTTCCTGTTCCTACTCGCCTTGGCCGTGCTGGCGCACGCGCCGCCGCAGTTTTACTATTCCTATCTGAACGTCTACCTCAACACCTGGATCGATATGACCGACACCGCCGCCAAGATGGCGCTCGGGCAGGTCGTGGAAGTCTGCTGCATGATTTTCCTGCCCGCACTGCTACTGCGGATCAGCGTGAAAACCTCGATTTTGATCGGCTTGGCGATCTGGACGCTGCGGCTTTGCATCCTGTCAGCTAGCGCCTCGCCCGAGATGTGGGGCCGGACGGGCTGGATCTATTTCGTCATCCTGATTCACGGGTTCGCGTTCACGCTGGTGTCGATTTCCCTGCAACTCGACGTCGACCGCTGCGCCGGCCGGAAGCGGCGGGCGACCGCTCAAGGATTGCTAGCAATGTCGATGTCGGGGTTCGGCTCGTTTATCGGGGCAGAGATTTCGGGCGAAGCTGGCGCCCGCTGGCTGCCTGCGGAATTGGAGCAAGCTACCGCGGGCGGTTGGCATTCTTTCTGGCTCCTGCCAGCGGTTCTGATGGGCGGGGTCTTCTTCATCACGGCCCTGTTTCTGCCGCAAGACAAGAAGCAGTAA
- a CDS encoding PEP-CTERM sorting domain-containing protein, protein MTESSGTDVVPLYGPPVPFVTGLDFDPKSFVASGAGGSADITDGQMNFGVSGQVSGNNIVAIGGISLNEGGDYTVVGTGTAATQVVGGAILAVKVTEIDGVAVAPISLSPTNASVTYNLVANAGVVKPWSLGVFVDVEAQLTTLGVPFVVGATKAEVVINNQLVAISEAASVSFIAKKDFVIGVVPELGTLPEPGTLGMAGLALCGIGAVSRRKRS, encoded by the coding sequence GTGACCGAGTCCTCTGGCACTGATGTCGTGCCGCTGTACGGTCCTCCGGTTCCATTCGTCACTGGGCTCGACTTCGACCCCAAGAGTTTTGTCGCTTCGGGCGCCGGCGGTTCTGCCGACATTACCGACGGGCAGATGAACTTTGGGGTTTCCGGCCAGGTGAGCGGAAACAACATCGTCGCGATCGGCGGCATCAGCCTCAACGAAGGCGGTGATTACACGGTCGTCGGTACCGGAACGGCTGCGACTCAAGTGGTCGGCGGCGCCATCCTCGCCGTGAAGGTCACTGAGATTGACGGCGTCGCGGTCGCCCCGATTAGCCTGTCGCCAACCAATGCGTCGGTGACTTACAATCTCGTGGCGAATGCCGGCGTCGTCAAACCATGGTCGCTGGGAGTCTTCGTCGACGTCGAAGCTCAACTGACCACGCTTGGCGTGCCATTCGTCGTTGGCGCCACCAAGGCTGAGGTCGTGATCAACAATCAGTTGGTCGCCATCAGCGAGGCAGCCAGCGTCTCCTTCATTGCGAAGAAAGATTTTGTGATCGGCGTTGTGCCGGAGCTTGGCACCTTGCCTGAGCCGGGCACGCTCGGCATGGCCGGCCTCGCCCTCTGCGGCATCGGCGCCGTTTCCCGCCGGAAGCGCAGCTAA
- a CDS encoding PfkB family carbohydrate kinase: MTNSSPRTPPLILGFGEALFDVVDGVAILGGAPCNFAVHAQQLLAADGGDSSAGRAMPVSRVGNDALGQRLRGEVAERGVAVDQLQVDSALPTGTVEVELNSEGHPAYDIRQGVAWDNIELTPALAELGSRAAAICYGTLVQRTAASRTALRQLLEVTPQALRVCDLNLRAPHYTPETIETSVRLATVLKLNGDELVIVAEVLGLNVASGASSDLPALIEAVAARFPHLTTIAVTEGAAGARLWQQGRHETAAPPRCAVVAGADSIGAGDSWCAALVIGLLRGLPPLAILNWANRVASFVASQRGATPVLPRELRTP, translated from the coding sequence ATGACGAACTCTTCTCCACGCACGCCTCCCCTGATTCTCGGTTTTGGCGAGGCCCTGTTCGACGTCGTCGACGGCGTCGCGATCCTCGGTGGCGCCCCGTGCAATTTTGCCGTCCATGCGCAGCAGTTGTTGGCAGCCGACGGCGGCGACAGTTCCGCAGGCCGTGCGATGCCGGTCAGCCGGGTCGGCAACGACGCACTGGGGCAACGGCTGCGCGGCGAAGTCGCGGAGCGAGGCGTTGCGGTCGATCAGCTTCAGGTTGATTCCGCGCTGCCGACGGGGACGGTCGAGGTCGAACTCAACTCCGAGGGGCACCCCGCCTACGACATCCGCCAAGGCGTCGCTTGGGACAACATCGAGCTGACGCCCGCGCTCGCTGAACTCGGTTCCCGCGCTGCTGCCATCTGCTACGGAACGCTCGTGCAACGGACCGCCGCGAGTCGGACGGCACTCCGACAATTGCTCGAAGTCACGCCGCAGGCGCTCCGCGTCTGCGATCTCAATCTGCGGGCGCCCCACTACACGCCGGAAACGATCGAAACGTCAGTTCGTCTGGCGACGGTGCTCAAACTGAACGGCGACGAGCTCGTGATCGTGGCTGAAGTGCTCGGGCTCAACGTCGCGAGCGGGGCCTCGAGCGACTTGCCGGCCCTCATCGAAGCCGTCGCCGCACGGTTCCCGCACCTGACGACGATCGCAGTGACCGAAGGAGCCGCCGGCGCGCGATTGTGGCAACAAGGCCGCCACGAAACTGCCGCTCCGCCGCGCTGCGCAGTCGTCGCGGGGGCCGATTCCATCGGCGCCGGCGATTCGTGGTGCGCGGCGCTGGTCATCGGGTTGCTGCGCGGTTTGCCGCCGCTCGCCATTCTCAACTGGGCGAACCGCGTCGCGTCGTTTGTCGCCTCGCAGCGGGGCGCCACTCCCGTGCTGCCGCGTGAATTGCGTACGCCCTAA
- a CDS encoding efflux RND transporter periplasmic adaptor subunit, with the protein MTARIFTFVLLTLVLAGCREKATPPSAAPPVVRTETPFSREVGDYVYFTGRLEAVESVEVRSRVTGYLVNIDFQSGKPVKAGDRLFKIDPRPYQAQLDEANGQVALAKAKLQLAVADNARAKEVAKTPGAISQQDVDKYQAAEEAAAAQVTAAEAASEVAALNLSFTDVVSAVDGIVSRNLLTIGNLVTQDQTLLTTVVSQDPIYAYFDVDELTLLRAERLIQQKKIQSTSQGAVLPVEFGLANEGNDFPHAGTVDFINNQIDPSTGTLELRGIFANPLLTAVGPRMFKPGEFVRIRLPLGPKYDALIVSQAAIGSDQGKKYLLTVNKENVVEYSPVTLGPQQPNGLVVVNPVNIQRTPAGVRFALEGEPSEPSITADSVIIAEGLQRVRPGAKVTPKPMERDTLLTLPAEKPAETSAAKPEAKAAAPPATKPAAAK; encoded by the coding sequence ATGACTGCTCGCATTTTTACGTTCGTTTTGCTGACGCTGGTCTTGGCCGGATGTCGCGAAAAAGCAACGCCCCCGTCGGCGGCGCCCCCGGTCGTCCGGACCGAAACGCCGTTCAGTCGCGAGGTGGGCGACTATGTCTACTTCACCGGCCGTTTGGAAGCGGTCGAGTCGGTGGAAGTCCGTTCGCGCGTCACCGGTTACTTGGTGAACATCGACTTCCAGTCGGGAAAGCCGGTGAAAGCGGGCGACCGGTTGTTCAAGATCGATCCGCGACCCTATCAGGCGCAGCTTGACGAAGCGAACGGCCAGGTGGCGCTAGCCAAGGCGAAGCTGCAACTCGCAGTGGCTGACAACGCTCGCGCGAAAGAAGTCGCCAAGACGCCTGGCGCCATCAGCCAACAAGACGTCGACAAATACCAGGCGGCGGAAGAAGCCGCGGCCGCCCAAGTGACTGCCGCTGAAGCCGCATCCGAAGTGGCTGCCCTCAATCTCAGCTTCACCGACGTCGTGTCGGCCGTCGACGGCATCGTCAGCCGCAACCTGCTAACGATCGGCAACCTCGTCACGCAAGACCAGACGCTGCTGACCACCGTCGTTTCGCAAGACCCGATCTACGCCTACTTCGATGTCGACGAACTTACCCTATTGCGGGCCGAGCGGCTGATCCAGCAGAAGAAGATCCAATCGACTTCCCAAGGCGCTGTGCTGCCGGTGGAATTCGGCCTCGCGAACGAAGGGAACGACTTCCCCCACGCGGGTACGGTCGACTTCATTAACAACCAGATCGATCCCTCGACGGGAACCCTGGAACTACGCGGCATTTTTGCGAACCCGCTGCTCACGGCGGTCGGCCCGCGGATGTTCAAGCCGGGCGAGTTCGTGCGAATTCGCCTGCCGCTAGGACCGAAGTACGACGCGTTGATCGTCTCGCAAGCCGCGATCGGCAGCGATCAGGGCAAGAAGTACCTGCTCACGGTGAACAAAGAAAACGTCGTCGAGTACTCGCCAGTGACGCTCGGGCCGCAGCAGCCGAACGGTTTGGTGGTAGTTAACCCGGTGAACATCCAACGAACTCCGGCCGGCGTGCGGTTCGCGCTCGAAGGCGAACCAAGCGAACCCAGCATCACCGCCGACAGTGTGATCATCGCCGAGGGGCTGCAACGGGTCCGCCCCGGTGCGAAGGTAACGCCGAAGCCGATGGAGCGAGACACGCTCCTAACGCTCCCTGCCGAAAAGCCCGCGGAGACGTCCGCTGCGAAGCCTGAAGCGAAGGCCGCGGCGCCGCCAGCGACGAAGCCCGCCGCCGCGAAATAA
- a CDS encoding sugar phosphate isomerase/epimerase family protein has protein sequence MPQLAAFPKAFMDELCLSGAMTIRQWIELAATLEVPGLEFYSGFLELRERAAWVESRRIAADLGMTIPMLCCSPDFTHPDAAFRQRQIEQQRGWIEMCAELGGGYCRVLSGQRRPEVSRADGLRYAADCIKACLPAAAERGVTLIIENHYKDNYWEFPEFAQRMDDFCDLVAMIDSPHFGVNYDPSNALLAGDDPLELLRRVKHRVVTMHASDRYLAEGTLADLQREEGSVGYAKRLRHGVIGRGMIDYDGVFSELSGVGFDGWISIEDGVDGMEQLHESVAFLRRKIAQHWGADR, from the coding sequence ATGCCCCAACTCGCTGCATTTCCAAAAGCGTTCATGGACGAACTCTGTTTGTCTGGCGCCATGACGATCCGCCAATGGATTGAATTGGCGGCAACGCTCGAAGTCCCCGGCCTCGAGTTCTACAGCGGATTTCTCGAGTTGCGCGAGCGCGCGGCCTGGGTCGAGTCGCGCCGCATTGCCGCTGACTTGGGGATGACGATTCCCATGCTCTGCTGCTCGCCCGATTTTACGCACCCCGACGCGGCTTTTCGCCAGCGGCAGATCGAACAGCAACGCGGCTGGATCGAGATGTGCGCGGAACTCGGCGGCGGGTACTGCCGCGTGCTGAGCGGCCAGCGCCGGCCCGAAGTCAGCCGTGCGGACGGCTTGCGTTACGCCGCCGACTGCATCAAGGCGTGCCTCCCCGCAGCGGCGGAGCGGGGCGTGACGCTGATCATCGAGAACCACTACAAGGACAACTACTGGGAGTTCCCGGAGTTTGCCCAGCGGATGGACGACTTCTGCGACTTGGTGGCGATGATCGACTCGCCCCACTTCGGCGTGAACTACGACCCCAGCAACGCCCTGCTGGCGGGCGACGACCCGCTCGAACTGCTGCGCCGAGTGAAGCATCGCGTCGTCACGATGCACGCGAGCGATCGCTATCTGGCCGAGGGAACGCTCGCCGATCTGCAGCGCGAGGAGGGCTCGGTCGGCTACGCCAAACGCCTGCGGCATGGCGTCATCGGCCGGGGCATGATCGACTACGACGGCGTCTTCAGTGAACTGAGCGGCGTCGGCTTCGATGGATGGATTAGCATCGAAGACGGCGTCGACGGCATGGAGCAGCTTCACGAGAGTGTGGCATTCCTTCGCAGAAAGATTGCACAACATTGGGGAGCGGACCGCTGA
- a CDS encoding efflux transporter outer membrane subunit, with translation MATCGCTPMREYVQNGFKVGPNYNKPVAPVAADWIDAADVRIREESPHLERWWTVFNDPALDALINNAVNQNLSLREAGFRVMRARAVRAVTVGEFFPQQQDVAGGYSRNAMSNQAANTGFLQDRFFDQYEGGFNLGWELDFWGRYRRAIEAADADLDASVENYDDVLVTMLADVAAAYVEVRTFQKQIELVRANATLQTETLKIVSAKFSGGMVSELDVDQAKSNLAQTQALEPQLEIPLRQAELRLCILMGIPPTDLDRMIGKGAIPTAAPAVAVGIPASLLTQRPDVRRAEREVAAQSARVGVAESDLYPHIGITGAVGVSSKEFSNLFTSDALQGTIGPSFQWNVLNYGRLLNAVRAQDARLAELIAFYQNTVLKANAEVESGLVQFLRSQEQARFLNESVDASVRATNVSLKQYEFGMIDFNRVVLIEQNLVQQQDLYAQAEGDIALGLIEVYRALGGGWQIRLEASQGPVALPPTDGAGVDQAPTESDHPENLPLPAPGPGPVVPTPPAADSRGGPSLVQPVALELGS, from the coding sequence GTGGCGACGTGCGGCTGCACGCCGATGCGCGAGTACGTCCAGAACGGCTTCAAGGTCGGCCCTAACTATAATAAGCCAGTCGCCCCGGTGGCGGCCGACTGGATCGACGCCGCCGACGTTCGCATCCGCGAGGAATCGCCCCACCTCGAACGGTGGTGGACCGTCTTCAACGACCCGGCGCTTGATGCGCTGATCAACAACGCCGTCAATCAAAACCTTTCGCTGCGTGAAGCGGGCTTCCGCGTAATGCGAGCCCGCGCCGTACGGGCCGTGACCGTCGGCGAGTTCTTCCCGCAGCAGCAAGACGTCGCCGGCGGCTACTCGCGCAACGCGATGAGCAATCAGGCAGCGAACACCGGCTTCCTGCAGGACCGGTTCTTCGATCAATACGAAGGTGGCTTCAACCTCGGTTGGGAACTCGATTTCTGGGGCCGCTATCGCCGGGCGATCGAAGCGGCTGACGCCGATCTCGACGCGTCGGTGGAAAACTACGACGACGTGCTGGTGACAATGCTGGCCGACGTCGCCGCGGCATACGTCGAAGTCCGCACGTTCCAGAAGCAAATTGAACTCGTGCGGGCGAATGCAACGCTGCAAACCGAGACGCTGAAGATCGTCAGCGCGAAATTCTCGGGCGGCATGGTGAGCGAACTCGACGTCGATCAGGCGAAGAGCAACCTCGCTCAGACGCAGGCGCTCGAACCACAGCTAGAAATTCCGCTGCGGCAGGCCGAGTTGCGGCTCTGCATTTTGATGGGCATTCCGCCGACCGATTTGGATCGGATGATCGGCAAAGGGGCGATTCCGACGGCGGCGCCAGCGGTGGCCGTGGGCATCCCCGCGAGTTTGCTGACGCAGCGGCCCGACGTGCGGCGGGCTGAACGCGAAGTCGCCGCGCAGAGCGCTCGCGTCGGCGTCGCGGAGTCTGACCTCTACCCGCATATTGGCATCACCGGCGCCGTCGGCGTGTCGTCGAAAGAATTCAGCAACCTGTTCACAAGCGACGCGCTGCAGGGGACGATCGGCCCAAGCTTCCAGTGGAACGTCCTCAACTATGGCCGGTTGCTCAACGCCGTACGGGCGCAAGATGCGCGCCTCGCTGAGTTGATCGCCTTCTACCAGAACACGGTCTTGAAGGCGAACGCCGAAGTCGAATCGGGGCTTGTGCAGTTCTTGCGTTCGCAGGAGCAGGCGCGATTCCTGAACGAGAGCGTCGACGCCTCGGTGCGGGCGACCAACGTGTCGCTCAAGCAGTACGAGTTCGGCATGATTGACTTCAATCGCGTCGTGCTCATTGAACAGAACCTGGTGCAGCAGCAAGATCTGTATGCTCAGGCGGAAGGCGATATTGCGCTCGGGCTGATCGAGGTCTACCGCGCGCTCGGCGGCGGTTGGCAGATTCGGCTCGAAGCGTCGCAGGGGCCCGTGGCGCTGCCGCCAACTGATGGAGCGGGCGTGGACCAGGCTCCAACAGAGTCGGATCACCCAGAGAATTTGCCGCTGCCTGCGCCAGGTCCTGGGCCGGTCGTGCCGACGCCCCCGGCGGCTGATTCGCGCGGCGGGCCTTCGCTTGTGCAACCGGTAGCTTTAGAACTCGGTTCTTAG
- a CDS encoding efflux RND transporter permease subunit: MLARFFIERPIFAWVLSIVILLAGGVSVVTLPVAQYPDITPPTVQVTASYPGASAQVVCDAVAAPIEEQVNGVEGLLYMSSQCTNDGAYNLTLTFELGTDLDMATVLVQNRVSWAMAQLPVQVQMQGINTKKKSPSILLAINLISPGGTYDDIYLSNYATIQVKDEIFRLDGVGDITYLGERDYSMRAWLDPQKLTSRNISVNEVISAVQNQNMQVAAGTIGRQPVPEGQQFQLTLTTLGRLQDPDQFGDIIIKTSQGNDQTGRPSTQVVRLRDVARVELGAQQYDQICKLDGMPSVALAIFQQPGSNAMKVAKEIKEKMEELKKSFPADLDYRIVYDTTPFIQESVNEVFKTLRDAVILVAIVVLFFLQDWKAMILPMIDVPVSLVGAFAVLAVMGFSLNNLTLFGLVLAIGIVVDDAIVVLENVERQMATGLDAKTATIKAMDEITGPIVAITLVLSSVFLPSVFMPSITGQFYRQFALTISAAMVISAMNAMTLTPSRAASVFSTEHVDEHGEPMREALPWWIFCLFGGLLTYWLGANFLGGVFGHDAPPADGHGEGGHGWGMSIAYFAVGFVLGGYVGKMIILPVNRVLAKFFGAFNRLFDRITDGYSSIVKRSIRVSLMVLAIYGGLLYLTAHELVVAPKGFIPTQDQGYLLVNVQLPDSASVQRTEAVMDKLAQLALGDPDDPNKPGIPGVQHMMSVAGQSVLLSANASNFGSCFCILKPFEERHSHDEYDAVVAEKLRAIVAQEIPEAQINIFRAPPIQGLGTSAGFKMQIEQRGYIDLHQLQSDADEMVAEAAKNPDLLGVSTMFRAETPQIYLDIDRTKCESLGVAMNDAFTALQVYMGGYYVNLFNEFGRTWQVNLLAEPSFRTQVDDLNQLYVRNRLGDMVPLATLMQEQDVGGPVMVNRYNMYASASIQGLPAQGTSSGTAMEMMEELADNLGLSFQWTEIAFMQQEPVTVGTFEISAGLVGIFVFALGAILVFLVLAAKYESWKLPFSVILVVPMCLLCSVTGMLIAAMPVDIFVQIGFIVLVGLAAKNAILIVEFAHQLHLEGKPLDEATVEACRLRLRPIIMTSFAFILGVVPLVLGTGAGAEMRNSLGTAVFSGMIGVTFFGIFLTPVFFYVMERFGRKKKAAEPPH; this comes from the coding sequence ATGTTAGCCCGATTCTTCATCGAGCGGCCGATCTTCGCCTGGGTGCTGTCGATCGTCATTTTATTGGCGGGCGGCGTTTCGGTGGTTACGCTGCCGGTGGCGCAGTACCCCGACATCACGCCGCCGACGGTGCAGGTGACGGCGTCGTACCCTGGCGCCAGCGCGCAAGTCGTGTGCGACGCGGTCGCCGCTCCGATCGAAGAGCAGGTCAACGGCGTCGAAGGCCTGCTCTACATGTCGTCGCAATGCACCAACGACGGCGCGTACAACTTGACGCTCACGTTCGAGCTTGGCACCGACCTCGACATGGCGACGGTGCTCGTGCAGAACCGCGTGTCGTGGGCGATGGCGCAACTGCCGGTGCAGGTGCAGATGCAAGGCATCAACACGAAGAAGAAGTCGCCGAGCATTTTGCTCGCGATCAATCTGATTTCGCCCGGCGGCACCTACGACGACATCTACCTGAGCAACTACGCCACGATCCAGGTGAAAGACGAAATCTTCCGCCTCGACGGCGTCGGCGACATCACCTATCTCGGCGAGCGCGACTACAGCATGCGGGCGTGGCTTGATCCGCAGAAGCTCACCAGTCGCAACATCTCGGTGAACGAGGTCATTTCGGCAGTTCAAAACCAAAACATGCAGGTCGCAGCCGGCACGATCGGCCGGCAACCGGTGCCGGAAGGGCAGCAGTTTCAGCTGACGCTCACCACGCTCGGCCGGTTACAAGATCCCGATCAGTTTGGCGACATCATCATCAAGACGAGCCAAGGGAACGACCAAACGGGTCGTCCCTCGACGCAGGTGGTACGGCTCCGCGACGTCGCGCGCGTGGAACTTGGCGCTCAGCAATACGATCAGATTTGCAAGCTCGACGGCATGCCGTCGGTAGCGTTAGCCATTTTCCAGCAACCTGGCTCCAACGCGATGAAGGTCGCCAAGGAGATCAAGGAAAAGATGGAAGAGCTCAAAAAGAGCTTCCCCGCGGATCTTGACTACCGCATCGTCTACGACACGACGCCGTTCATTCAGGAGTCGGTCAACGAAGTGTTCAAAACGCTTCGCGACGCCGTGATCCTCGTCGCCATCGTCGTGCTGTTCTTCCTGCAAGATTGGAAGGCGATGATTTTGCCGATGATCGACGTGCCGGTGTCGCTCGTCGGCGCCTTCGCCGTGCTCGCGGTGATGGGCTTTAGCTTGAATAACCTGACGCTGTTCGGGTTGGTGCTTGCGATCGGCATCGTCGTCGACGACGCGATCGTGGTGCTCGAGAACGTCGAACGGCAAATGGCGACCGGTCTCGACGCCAAAACCGCCACGATCAAGGCGATGGACGAAATCACCGGTCCGATCGTGGCGATCACGCTCGTGCTGTCGTCGGTGTTCTTGCCGAGCGTGTTTATGCCGAGCATCACCGGTCAATTTTACCGCCAGTTCGCGCTCACGATCTCCGCGGCGATGGTGATCTCCGCGATGAACGCGATGACGCTTACCCCGTCGCGGGCGGCGTCGGTCTTCAGCACCGAGCACGTCGACGAGCATGGCGAACCAATGCGCGAAGCGCTGCCGTGGTGGATCTTCTGCCTGTTCGGCGGGCTGCTCACTTACTGGCTCGGCGCCAACTTCCTGGGCGGCGTGTTCGGCCACGACGCGCCCCCTGCCGATGGGCATGGCGAAGGCGGGCACGGCTGGGGGATGTCGATCGCATACTTCGCCGTTGGCTTCGTCCTCGGCGGCTACGTCGGCAAGATGATCATCCTGCCCGTGAACCGCGTCCTGGCGAAGTTCTTTGGCGCGTTCAATCGGTTGTTCGATCGCATCACCGACGGCTACAGCAGCATCGTCAAACGCTCGATCCGCGTGAGCCTGATGGTGCTGGCGATCTACGGCGGGTTGCTCTATCTGACGGCTCACGAACTTGTCGTGGCGCCGAAAGGTTTTATTCCTACGCAAGACCAAGGCTATCTACTGGTGAACGTGCAACTGCCTGACTCGGCGTCTGTGCAGCGCACCGAAGCGGTGATGGATAAACTCGCGCAACTTGCGCTCGGCGATCCCGACGACCCAAACAAGCCCGGCATCCCCGGCGTGCAGCACATGATGTCGGTCGCCGGCCAGTCGGTGCTGCTCAGCGCCAACGCCAGCAACTTCGGCTCATGCTTCTGTATTTTGAAGCCGTTTGAAGAACGCCATTCGCACGACGAGTACGACGCGGTGGTCGCCGAGAAGTTGCGGGCGATCGTCGCTCAAGAAATCCCCGAAGCGCAAATCAACATCTTCCGCGCTCCGCCGATTCAGGGCCTCGGCACGTCGGCCGGTTTCAAGATGCAGATCGAGCAGCGTGGCTACATCGACTTGCACCAACTGCAGAGCGATGCCGACGAAATGGTGGCCGAAGCGGCCAAGAATCCTGATTTGCTCGGCGTCTCGACGATGTTCCGCGCCGAAACGCCGCAGATTTATCTCGACATCGACCGCACCAAGTGCGAATCGCTCGGCGTGGCGATGAACGACGCATTCACCGCGCTGCAGGTTTACATGGGCGGTTACTACGTCAACTTGTTTAACGAGTTCGGCCGTACCTGGCAGGTGAACCTGCTCGCTGAGCCGAGCTTCCGCACGCAGGTCGACGATCTCAATCAGCTGTACGTCCGCAATCGCCTCGGCGACATGGTGCCGCTCGCGACGCTCATGCAAGAGCAAGACGTCGGCGGGCCCGTGATGGTGAACCGCTACAACATGTACGCCTCGGCGTCGATTCAGGGGCTTCCCGCTCAGGGGACCAGCTCCGGCACGGCGATGGAGATGATGGAAGAGCTCGCCGATAACCTCGGCCTCTCTTTCCAATGGACCGAAATTGCCTTCATGCAGCAGGAACCAGTTACCGTCGGTACGTTCGAAATCTCCGCCGGCCTCGTCGGCATCTTCGTCTTCGCGCTCGGAGCCATCCTGGTCTTCCTGGTGCTCGCGGCGAAGTACGAAAGCTGGAAGCTGCCGTTCTCCGTGATCCTCGTCGTGCCGATGTGCTTGCTCTGCTCAGTGACGGGCATGCTCATCGCCGCGATGCCGGTCGACATCTTTGTGCAGATCGGTTTCATCGTGCTCGTCGGTCTCGCGGCGAAGAACGCAATTCTCATTGTCGAGTTCGCTCACCAACTCCATTTGGAAGGCAAGCCGCTCGACGAAGCGACGGTCGAAGCGTGCCGCTTGCGGCTGCGGCCGATCATCATGACCAGCTTCGCGTTCATCCTCGGCGTCGTACCGCTGGTGCTCGGCACCGGGGCAGGGGCCGAGATGCGGAACTCGCTCGGCACGGCCGTGTTCAGCGGCATGATCGGCGTGACGTTCTTCGGCATCTTCCTGACGCCGGTGTTCTTCTACGTGATGGAACGCTTCGGCCGGAAGAAGAAGGCCGCGGAGCCACCCCACTAG